From a single Petroclostridium xylanilyticum genomic region:
- a CDS encoding AEC family transporter, with amino-acid sequence MGNFIFIFINIIIPVFLQIALGYGLHKKFNLNVGTLTKIQFYAFLPSLLFVKIYETELSKEIIFTIILYSLILFSILYLVSWLVTKLNKYPAPLAKAFINSVCFYNGGNYCLPIIELLYNDPFALSIQVIIIMAQNITSNTIGIFNASSGNQNKIQALVSTLKMPMGYAIALALLLKAMKINMWGPLLSTVSILGEGLVPLALFTLGVQLANVSINFKIPKVYLSNVIRLVLSPMIAYIITLIMGMNGVIAQVMIISAAAPTAVNTALMAIEFDNETEFASHAVFSATVFSAFTVTLVIYLVTSFIQ; translated from the coding sequence ATGGGGAACTTTATATTTATATTTATCAATATTATTATACCGGTATTTCTACAAATTGCACTTGGTTATGGATTACATAAAAAATTTAATCTGAATGTGGGGACATTGACAAAAATCCAATTTTATGCATTTTTGCCATCGTTATTATTTGTGAAAATCTATGAGACAGAATTGAGTAAGGAAATAATTTTTACCATTATCCTATATAGCCTTATTTTATTTAGTATATTATATCTTGTCAGTTGGTTAGTAACGAAGCTTAATAAATATCCTGCGCCACTTGCTAAAGCGTTTATAAATTCAGTATGCTTTTATAACGGTGGCAACTACTGCTTGCCTATTATAGAACTTTTATATAATGATCCCTTTGCCCTATCCATACAAGTAATTATCATAATGGCACAAAATATTACATCCAATACCATAGGGATCTTTAATGCCAGCAGTGGAAATCAAAACAAGATACAGGCATTAGTTAGTACTTTAAAAATGCCGATGGGTTATGCCATTGCACTAGCCCTTTTATTAAAAGCGATGAAAATTAATATGTGGGGACCCTTGTTGTCAACAGTCAGTATCCTGGGAGAGGGACTGGTGCCGCTAGCATTATTTACGCTGGGAGTGCAACTGGCGAATGTATCAATTAATTTTAAAATTCCAAAAGTGTATTTATCCAATGTAATTAGGTTGGTATTGAGTCCAATGATAGCTTACATTATTACTTTGATAATGGGAATGAATGGTGTTATTGCGCAGGTAATGATTATATCTGCAGCTGCGCCTACAGCGGTTAATACTGCTTTAATGGCGATTGAATTTGACAATGAAACTGAATTCGCGTCTCATGCTGTATTTTCAGCAACAGTGTTTAGTGCTTTCACTGTTACACTGGTTATTTATTTGGTTACAAGTTTTATTCAATAG
- a CDS encoding NAD(P)/FAD-dependent oxidoreductase encodes MLSHENLINKSKDTAEKIVIIGNGIAGLSAADAARKQNSQASVTIISNESYLTYYRIRLCELINNNLEDDSLHMHSMNWYKERNLDVVLNKNVTMINPVEKYIVLDEKEKIPYTKLIIASGSQSFLPPVPGINKKGIYTLWTIRDVKTMKKQLENLRHAVIVGGGLLGLEAAYHINKSGIQTTVVELLPRLLPNQLDEQGAKIFKNKVNSLGIDVVTGSSIELLTGDEQVEEIKLSNGSTIAASFVLFAAGVRPNLDIVEGTGIKVNKRINVNQFMQTNLDDIYAAGDVAEFEGKWYGLWSIALNQGKVAGTNAAGGRIAYTSEVPPYFLSTMDTKISSLGDIGMDKSAIYETAEFIDEQNYIYQKLFFKNGTLVGSILIGDTASSNRINAAIKSRMSKEDALRANFI; translated from the coding sequence ATGCTCTCTCACGAAAATTTAATTAATAAGTCAAAAGATACCGCTGAAAAAATTGTAATCATCGGAAATGGAATTGCAGGCCTTTCTGCTGCAGATGCAGCCAGAAAACAAAACAGCCAGGCATCTGTTACTATTATATCCAACGAAAGTTATCTGACCTATTACCGCATCAGGCTCTGTGAGCTTATTAATAATAACCTGGAGGATGATTCTTTGCATATGCATTCCATGAACTGGTATAAAGAAAGAAACCTGGATGTCGTGCTGAATAAGAATGTAACAATGATTAATCCCGTTGAAAAATATATCGTACTTGATGAAAAAGAAAAAATTCCTTATACAAAGCTTATTATTGCCAGTGGAAGTCAAAGCTTCCTTCCACCTGTGCCCGGAATAAATAAAAAAGGAATATATACCCTGTGGACAATACGGGATGTAAAAACAATGAAAAAACAATTAGAAAACTTAAGGCACGCAGTTATTGTAGGTGGAGGGCTGCTGGGCCTGGAGGCTGCATACCATATCAATAAGAGTGGAATTCAGACAACTGTTGTCGAACTACTGCCCCGCCTTTTACCTAACCAGTTAGATGAACAGGGAGCAAAGATTTTTAAAAATAAAGTAAACAGTTTAGGAATTGATGTTGTAACAGGATCCTCGATAGAATTATTAACCGGCGATGAACAGGTAGAAGAAATAAAATTAAGCAATGGTAGTACTATTGCTGCCAGCTTTGTTCTCTTCGCTGCCGGTGTACGTCCAAATTTGGACATAGTAGAAGGTACAGGTATTAAAGTAAACAAGAGAATCAATGTTAATCAATTCATGCAAACAAACCTGGATGATATTTACGCTGCCGGAGATGTTGCTGAATTTGAGGGGAAATGGTACGGACTTTGGTCAATCGCTCTCAACCAGGGTAAAGTTGCCGGAACGAATGCCGCCGGAGGCCGTATAGCATACACCTCTGAAGTTCCTCCATATTTTTTAAGCACCATGGATACTAAAATTTCTTCACTGGGAGATATAGGCATGGATAAATCTGCTATATATGAAACGGCAGAATTTATAGATGAACAAAATTATATATATCAAAAACTCTTCTTTAAAAACGGAACATTAGTAGGAAGCATTTTGATTGGAGATACGGCAAGTTCCAATAGAATTAATGCTGCAATAAAAAGCAGGATGAGCAAAGAAGATGCTTTGAGAGCAAACTTTATATAA
- a CDS encoding AraC family transcriptional regulator, with the protein MAFPIVTDNERKLPFYLIGVGCWYSQEDVIRSDGYPNFQWIQCHRGEGELVLEGKTYTVKEQQGMFLYPNEPHQYYAVKKPWEVDWITFGGSQVESFVRTMGIHQSGVYSVVNGGSILSKMRKALSTVQSDNTLKGLECSAIVYDLLIDLFKFISKNHDDSVQHQYSRLQPVFEYVENNYYKVITLNDLAAAINVTPQYLCFLFKKIMNMRPFEYINNVRINKSKDLLMGKPELEIGDISRLVGYDDVSYFCAVFKKIEGVSPGNFKKLHGVI; encoded by the coding sequence ATGGCATTTCCCATAGTGACGGATAATGAGCGCAAACTGCCTTTTTATCTGATAGGGGTAGGGTGCTGGTACAGCCAGGAGGATGTGATACGCTCGGACGGGTATCCCAATTTTCAGTGGATACAGTGTCATCGGGGAGAGGGAGAATTAGTGCTTGAAGGAAAAACTTATACTGTCAAAGAACAGCAGGGGATGTTTTTATATCCCAATGAACCCCACCAGTATTATGCGGTCAAAAAACCATGGGAAGTAGATTGGATTACTTTTGGCGGGTCTCAGGTTGAAAGCTTTGTAAGAACCATGGGAATACACCAATCGGGAGTTTATTCCGTAGTAAACGGCGGCAGCATCCTGTCGAAAATGAGGAAGGCCTTAAGTACGGTACAATCTGATAACACTTTAAAGGGACTTGAATGTTCTGCTATTGTATATGATTTATTAATAGATTTATTTAAATTTATTTCAAAAAATCATGACGACTCTGTGCAGCATCAGTATTCCAGACTCCAGCCGGTATTTGAATATGTTGAAAATAATTATTATAAAGTCATCACCCTGAATGATTTAGCCGCTGCCATCAATGTAACGCCGCAGTATCTTTGCTTCCTGTTTAAAAAAATAATGAACATGAGGCCCTTTGAATATATCAATAATGTAAGAATCAATAAGAGCAAGGATTTGCTGATGGGTAAGCCTGAACTTGAAATTGGCGATATTTCCAGATTAGTTGGATATGATGATGTGAGTTACTTTTGTGCTGTTTTCAAAAAAATAGAAGGTGTCAGCCCGGGAAACTTTAAAAAACTGCACGGGGTAATATAA
- a CDS encoding FMN-binding glutamate synthase family protein, whose protein sequence is MKLKKMNLKKEIKKLDTKKIITYGAGAAGTVAGLWGAKQLGRKAIQSANSHIGRILMTDIYDENLYELVSSTSRIGIKEVMETHLRATEGKAISRPMGTPKKFPNMDSLMFSISQLYVMPTPFEEEIDVKVTIGKMAKKPLEIEMPIMIAPMAYGVALSKKAKVALAKGAALAGTAICSGEGPVLKEERQAAKKYIYQYHRGTWGKREEDIANCDAIEIQFGQGAIAGVGHVFNAKYIDNEMREAYGFPPGKDIVAHSRQPEVNHPSQLPTLVDKLKRISGGVPIGAKIGAGKYLEADLDILCNSGIDYISLDGAEAATKGAPPILQDDFGIPAIFAINRAAEWLYKNNFKNSVSLIASGKIRTPGDMLKAIALGADAVYIGSIALFAMSHTQILKVLPYEPPTQLVWHHAKGESKLHVEEAAESLKKFLNACKEEIGEGIKALGKTKLSQVNKEDLVALDEMVAKACGIPMVYEPFEYEYEE, encoded by the coding sequence ATGAAACTAAAAAAAATGAATCTAAAAAAAGAGATAAAAAAGCTAGATACAAAAAAGATAATCACCTATGGGGCAGGTGCAGCAGGTACTGTAGCAGGATTATGGGGTGCAAAACAGCTTGGGAGAAAAGCCATACAGTCCGCGAATAGTCATATTGGAAGAATACTTATGACGGACATCTATGATGAGAATTTATATGAACTTGTATCGTCTACCTCCAGAATAGGTATAAAAGAGGTAATGGAGACACATCTTAGAGCTACAGAAGGTAAAGCAATTTCCAGACCCATGGGCACACCAAAGAAGTTTCCCAACATGGACAGCCTGATGTTTTCTATCTCTCAATTATATGTTATGCCTACACCTTTTGAAGAAGAAATAGATGTGAAAGTAACAATTGGTAAAATGGCTAAAAAACCTCTTGAAATTGAAATGCCCATAATGATTGCACCAATGGCCTATGGTGTAGCACTCAGTAAGAAAGCAAAGGTTGCCCTGGCGAAAGGGGCTGCTCTGGCAGGTACAGCAATATGTTCAGGGGAAGGGCCTGTGCTTAAAGAGGAGAGACAGGCAGCCAAAAAATATATTTATCAATATCACAGAGGAACCTGGGGAAAAAGGGAAGAAGATATTGCCAATTGTGATGCCATTGAAATTCAATTTGGACAAGGAGCAATCGCAGGAGTAGGACATGTTTTTAATGCAAAATATATAGACAATGAGATGCGTGAAGCGTATGGGTTTCCGCCAGGAAAAGATATTGTTGCCCATTCAAGACAGCCGGAGGTAAATCATCCATCGCAGCTTCCGACATTGGTAGACAAGTTAAAAAGGATTAGCGGTGGTGTTCCCATCGGTGCTAAAATAGGTGCCGGCAAGTATCTTGAAGCTGACCTGGATATTCTTTGTAACAGCGGTATCGATTATATTTCCCTCGATGGTGCCGAAGCAGCAACAAAGGGAGCTCCTCCCATATTACAGGACGATTTTGGCATCCCTGCAATTTTTGCGATAAACCGTGCGGCTGAATGGTTGTATAAAAACAACTTTAAAAATAGTGTTAGTTTGATTGCCAGCGGAAAGATAAGAACGCCGGGAGATATGTTAAAAGCTATCGCATTAGGAGCAGATGCAGTTTATATAGGATCGATTGCTCTTTTTGCAATGTCACACACACAGATTTTAAAGGTATTGCCCTATGAACCACCTACACAATTGGTTTGGCACCATGCAAAGGGTGAAAGCAAGCTTCATGTAGAAGAAGCGGCAGAATCATTGAAAAAGTTCCTTAATGCCTGTAAAGAAGAAATTGGGGAAGGAATCAAAGCTCTGGGGAAAACAAAACTAAGTCAGGTAAATAAGGAAGACCTTGTAGCGCTGGATGAAATGGTTGCAAAAGCATGTGGAATACCGATGGTTTATGAACCGTTTGAATATGAATATGAGGAATAA